DNA from Mucilaginibacter mallensis:
AAGCAATTGAAAATCCATTCACCACTATACTTGGCCACCCAACCGGGCGTTTGTTGTTAAGCAGAAAAGGCTACCCTATCGACTATAAAAAAGTTATAGATGCTTGCGCAGCAAACAAGGTGGTTATTGAAATAAATGCCAATCCACTCCGCCTCGACCTTGATTGGCGTTGGCACCAATATGCACTGGACAAAGGCGTTATGCTATCCATTAACCCGGATGCACACCGTAACGAAGGCTTTTTAGATATGCATTATGGCGTAATTGTAGCCCGAAAAGGCGGTTTATACAAGGAAAAATGTTTAAATGCCTTATCATTGCAGGAAATTCAACAATATTTCAATAACAAAAAAGGTTAATATAGTCATGAGGTTCAAAGTCTGAAAACAAAAAGACCCATGAACTAATGAACCAATGAACTAATGAGCATAATAGACAAAGTACGTTCCATACAAAAATCAGGTAAGCAGCCATCCATATTGGTTATCGGCGATATTATGATCGACCATTATATATGGGGTGGCGCTACAAGATTATCCCCTGAGGCTCCTGTACCTATAGTTAATGTAAAAAAGGAAACTACTACGCTGGGTGGTGCGGGTAATTTAACCCAGAACCTGGTTAGCCTTGGTGCTAAAGTTATGCTGGGCGGTGTTAAAGGTGATGATGAAGCTGGTAAGCAATTAATAGAAATATTAAGTAATGAAGGCGTACAATCAGATACTATAATTACTGATATCAACAGGCCCACAACTATAAAAACCCGTGTTTTAGCTGGCAATCAGCAAATTGTAAGGATCGACAGGGAGCTTACCGATGCACTTACTATTGAACTGGAAGATGAACTTTTAAATAAGTTAATAGCACACATAGATGAAGCTGATATCGTAGTATTGTCTGATTATAATAAAGGCCTGTTCTCCCCTGCTTTTACCCAAAAGGTAATTAAAGCTGCAAACGATCGTCAAAAAAAGGTGATTATTGATCCTAAAGGCTTAAATTATGAGAAATATAAAGGTGCGTTCATCATCAAGCCTAATAAAAAAGAGCTTACAGAGGCTGCTAAAGCCGAGAAAATAAAAGGTATTGACGATGTTCGGGAAGCGGCCAAAGCTATTTTTGAGCAAACAAATGTCACTTACCTGATAGTAACTTTATCGGAAGAAGGCATGGCAATTGTAAGCAAAGATGATTGCAAAATACTCCCTGTTAAGGCTACCGAAGTATTTGATGTTACCGGAGCTGGTGATACTGTTTTGGCCGCAATAGCCTATTTTATAGCATCAGGCTTATCAGTTGAGGAAGCCTGCGACCTGGCAAATCATGCCGCTGCAATAGTGATAAGGCACATTGGCAGCGCCACAACTACAATAGATGAAATTATTGACGACATTAATAATACCCGTTAAACATGGTTAGTGAGGAACTTTACGATCATCAAAATTTAATAAAAAAAGTAATTGATTTGCTTACTGCCGATATTGAGGCGGGTTGTGAATTATTTACCTCAACCATATTAAGCGGTAATAAGATCTTGTTAGCCGGAAACGGTGGCAGTGCAGCTGATTCACAGCACATTGCAGCAGAATTAAGCGGAAGGTTTGTAAAAGACCGTAAAGCATTACCCGCCGTGGCCCTAACTACTGACACTTCGGCCATTACGGCAATAGCCAACGACCATGGTTATGAGTATGTTTTCTCGCGCCAGTTAGAGGCGCTGGCCCTGCCGGGTGATCTTTTTGTTGGTATTTCAACCAGCGGAAACAGTCCAGGTATATTAAAAGCCTTTGAATCAGCAAAAGAATTTGGCTGTAAAACTTTAGGTTTATCCGGCCGGGATGGTGGTAAAATGAATGGACTTTGCGATCTGAATATCATTGTTCCATCTAATGTTACAGCCCGTATACAGGAAATGCACATCCTGATAGGTCACATATTTTGCAAGGCGGTTGACGACTTGTTTTAATAATTTAGTACCATGCGCGATATTGAAAAGACCCTTTCCAGCAAAATAAA
Protein-coding regions in this window:
- the rfaE1 gene encoding D-glycero-beta-D-manno-heptose-7-phosphate kinase, whose protein sequence is MSIIDKVRSIQKSGKQPSILVIGDIMIDHYIWGGATRLSPEAPVPIVNVKKETTTLGGAGNLTQNLVSLGAKVMLGGVKGDDEAGKQLIEILSNEGVQSDTIITDINRPTTIKTRVLAGNQQIVRIDRELTDALTIELEDELLNKLIAHIDEADIVVLSDYNKGLFSPAFTQKVIKAANDRQKKVIIDPKGLNYEKYKGAFIIKPNKKELTEAAKAEKIKGIDDVREAAKAIFEQTNVTYLIVTLSEEGMAIVSKDDCKILPVKATEVFDVTGAGDTVLAAIAYFIASGLSVEEACDLANHAAAIVIRHIGSATTTIDEIIDDINNTR
- a CDS encoding D-sedoheptulose 7-phosphate isomerase, producing MVSEELYDHQNLIKKVIDLLTADIEAGCELFTSTILSGNKILLAGNGGSAADSQHIAAELSGRFVKDRKALPAVALTTDTSAITAIANDHGYEYVFSRQLEALALPGDLFVGISTSGNSPGILKAFESAKEFGCKTLGLSGRDGGKMNGLCDLNIIVPSNVTARIQEMHILIGHIFCKAVDDLF